Genomic window (Kwoniella botswanensis chromosome 1, complete sequence):
GTCTGAGAAGGTCTGCAGGAACTTCTTATTTGGAACTTGTCCTCATATCTTATTCGGTAATACGGTGAGTGTCCATCCGATTATTCAAACATCTATCTCTCCAGCTATAAAAGCACAGCACTGCGCTATTTGATTGAAGCCGTCCTGCAGCCTACATGGCTATGATGAGTCTGTGATGCTGACTtgattcatcttgcttcttcatccacgTAGAAAATGGATCTCGGCCCATGTCCCAAAATCCACTCTGACCGAATCCTCAAACAGTTCCAAGAACATGCTCTAGCCCAACCTCATGATCCAAGAGTGGCGGCTTTCAGACAGGAACATGAGAACAAGCTTTATGGGTTCGTGGATGATATCGACAGGAGGATCAGAGCGAGTCagaggaagttggagaaaACCCCGGAAGAGAATAGGAAAACTATTGATTTGGTGAGTTTAGGAATTGTATCTTAGCAGAAGTACCTGGGATGAGCATAATGCTGATGGTCATGACAGATGCGAGAAATTGGTGAGATCGAACTATCCATCCAAGGCGGTAcggaagagatcgaagcATTGGGAGAAGCAGGCAAAGTAGAAGAATCAATGGAAAAATTATCAGCCGTCGACGCTTTGAAACAGTTGAAAGCGGATAAAGAAAAAGAATTACAACATCTGAATGAGAATGCCGGTGCGAGTGGACATCAGAAATTGAGGGTTTGTGAGACGTGTGGTGCGATGTTATCGGTTTTGGATTCGGATAAGAGGCTGGCAGATCATTTCGGAGGTAAAGTGAGTCTTATCTTCTTTTCGCGGTGGTTAGTAACGTCAAGCCGAGGAAAGACCGTGATATTCATGGTTTTATGCTTCTTCGCAGTTACATCTGGGTTATCACGAATTACGAAGACTCCTTGGTATATTCGCCGAAGCTCGTATGACAGGTAGACCATGGCCCGTCGTACCACCCAAGGAAACACCCGCAACTGGTCCCAATCCCGATCAACCAATGGAGGAGAATGGAGATAGCtctgcacctgcaccaccacctccgtcTGAGAACCCCGCGATACCACCCAGTGCACCTTCCGGACCTCGATCTTCAGCACTTGCTCCTCCCTCACACCTTCAGGATGATACACCCCATACGCCTGTACATTCCAAGGTACCTCCAGCGGATGAGATTCCGGTGGTGGGTCACGGGGATAAAGTGAAGAGGGAGGCGGgggagttggaagatgatttgagggaAAGGAGAGGTAGTAGAGATGATTCTTTGAGAGACAGGGAGAGGAGTCatagagatagggatgatagggatCGAGAGAGGTAAGTTGGTTCCTGCTTTCAAATCCCTGTTTATTTACAGTGGAATTGACGATGAAACATTGTTTATAGAAGTAGCAGATATGATGATCGTGAACGAGATAGAGATAGGCACAGCGACCGACGGGATCGTGATAGGGAGAGAGATAGGTATAGGGATCGTGATGGAGAGAGCAGTCATAGggatagagatagggagaGGAAATACGATAGATCCAGATCACCATCGAAGAGGAGAGTTGTTTAGCATATACGTACACAATTTGATCAGCGCCAAGTCACTGAAGCGTCGTGGGATACTTAAGATGATAGGGATCATCACACCAAGTGTATGTCGAGATGTATGTCATTATATGATGAAATATCATCTAGTCGCTACAAGATACTTAATCTGTATATACTTCTATCAATTCAATTTCTATCGCAAGGGTTCCCCTTCAGCATGATGCAACCAATAATCCGCAAGATATACCCTAACTAGAACAACTACACTGGAAACCCAACATTTCCTTCTTGCCTAATCCACACAATCTCTTATCCTCCTCGAAATCTgatccttttccttctccttctccataCGGTTCGAAAGGTCTCGTTGACATCTACATAAGAAGTGTCAACATTGCATGTACTGGGTTCCTGAGAAATGCACTCACATCTAGAATCTTAGCTAAGACTTTCCTAGCTTCCCTTACTCCCAAGTCAATCTCCCATTCCTCAGGTGCTTGTCCCTCTTTAGCTTCAACGTAAGGCTTAGTCAAAGCTttttccatcttttcaaTCGTCTCTTCCAATACCCATTGTCTCAATACGAATCTAGGGTTAGaagctttcatctctttcgatcttatttcttcccatccttctccttctgtaTTGCCATAGGCTTCCTTTTCATTTTGGGTAGATGCTCTTTCAGCATAAAATTTGAGCCATCCCTCGAAATCTTTCTCAGCTAAGTTGAGCTTATCATCAGAAACGTTGGTTGTACTTTCCTCTAACAACTCTGTGACGAACTTTGATAGGTATCCTGCGTCATTCGTTTGAGTAGGTCTGAAAAAGGATAATTTCCTGAAAGATGTATGGAAATCAATCTTGTGTGTGGATAATAACGATAGGTAATCTAAGAAGATATCGCGAGAATCAGATTGTTGAAATGTTCTCAGACCAAATCGCTATATCAATCCGAAGTTAGCCATCCGGGCGGTATGATACAATAACTTTGTTATGTCAGAGAGGCAACCCTTTACTCACCCTCGCCCAccctctcttttcctcttcccgcTCTATCTCCCAGAATCTCTCTTCGAAGCCTTTCATAACTTCCagacctttctcttcccacTCTTTCCTAGTCTCTTTGCTTAATTCCTCGGAATATCCTTGAATAGGTGGACTCGAGTGAATAGCCTCATATCCTATGATAGGTGCTAGGGTAGAGACCAGCTTGTCCAATGCGAATAGGACTCGCGAAGGTTGATTTCGGTAATTGTAAAGACCTGATGGATCCGAATGGTCTGATAACAAATCATTAGTACAATCACAAAAAGTAGGTGCATTTGTCGTCACACTCACTGCATATATGTCTTTCATCGTATACATCCATGAATGCATAAGGTCCGTAATCAATGGTCGCACCGGTCAAAGAGATATTGTCGGTATTGAGTACACCATGCATCCAGCCGTAGACCTGAAACCATACAATCAGCCCCTCATCTCCCGAAAGATAGAAATtacgagaagaaagaggtaaaAGAAGACTTACCTGCCATTTGGCCACTGTCTCAGCATTCCGCTTGACCACCTCCTCTAACCATTCCTTCGTACTACTTCCCTGCATCTGCATGATTTCATTCTTAACCCATTCAGTCAATTTCCTCAATCCTTCCAAGTTACCTTCCTCTTTATCAGGGTTCAAGTCATTCTGATCATCCAACCATCCTCTACCGCCCAGGAAAAACTGCCTCATGCCCTGATCCGCTTTCGAGGGGTTCAAGGCTTGGAAATGGCCTATACGGATGAACGATGGACTGACTCTGCATAGTAACGAGGTCGGTTCAGGTCCATGTTCTCGAACTACTGGTACGTCTGGGAATGGAGTTGTAAGGAGGGCTAGTGAACGGGTGGTAGGGATTTGAAGGGCTGCTATGGCTGTAGAAAATCACAAAAATATTTAGTCGAGTGTTTGAATGGAAAGCAGAGTGGGTATACCGAAGAGAATGAATGGGCTGAATGGTGATTGACTATACTCACCCTCACATCCTAGAAACTCCCTCACTCCACTTCTCAGCACAGCCAGTCCATCCGCCGATCTTGAAAATGGAGTTCTTCCTGCACCTTTCAGCTGCAATTCCTgtcttccacctccctcaCTTTCTGTCTCCAGTATAGATATAGCTCTACCATCTCCTAGTTGACCTGCCCAAGAACCAAACTGATGTCCACAATACCTAGTCGACCATGGTCCGTaccctttcccttctccttctccttcgccttcCGATCTCAGTACCTTCCTGCCGGAGAGTACATCTATAAAAGCATTTCTGACCAACGCAGCGGGCGTAGCGTCGGGCGAAGGTGATGCACCCCTATTGCATATAGTAGGAGCGTCGCCGACCGTCAAGTGCGGTAGGGTATCTTTCAACGTTGAGGTGGATATTCCCAATAAGATAGGTTGAAGCTTTAACCGATGATCTGAGCTGAAAGTGTTCAGACCATTGGTCTCGTCCTCTGGATCATGAGGTATACCGGTATGTTCCAACTTGATAGGATCCCATCGTCTAAgaacatcttcaacatcaatttGTTCTCCTTTCTCCACATCCACCCCCATGCCAAAAGCCTCTTCTTTGGTTATTCGCAAGGGCCATGCTGCCCATAGAGGGTTAACCCTCGCCCATACGCCTTCTCCAGTCGTATCGAACGTCGTGGCTCGTCTCTGCGACGAAGGCTTGGGCTCTAGAGTGAGCTGGGGTAAAGTGTGCTGGAGTgtggaggaggggagagGTAATCGGTGAATGGGTAGTTTCTGAGATGACATTTTTGGTACAGTGAACCGCATGAGCGAGGGAGGGGCAGGATGATCACCGAAAAGATAGTAGGCCGGTGATCTGAGGGATAGCTGGGGTGTATATATGCACTTGGTCGAAAACAAaacagtgagtgatttgtAATATCCTGGCTATGGAAAACCATTCATTCACCGTTGTATACAGATATGACGGTGAGTGAGTGGCGACCGTGTGGGGCACCATGTTAAAAATTTGATGCCGTCCACTCGGCCGGTTCAAGTTTTTATTTTTTGATCTTTTGAAAAACAGACGAGGTTGAGGAAGCAAAGATCTTATCAGATTACAAAGAAATACAACAAGGTAACTTTTGCAGGTTCATAAGCCAGCAtcttttcactcacagccaaaaaaaaaaagatttATCCTTAATCGCCATGTCTGTCCAAGTCACCCCTGAACAGCTGTCAACATTGAAAGCTACCCTCTTGAACACCTCCGGTTCAACACCTTTACATGAAAGGTTCAGGTCTCTGTTCATGTTGAAAGCGGTGGGAGGCGATGAGGTGGTAGATATAATCGCAGAGGGTAAGCGAACCCTTCATACTGATCACTCCAATCATGTCTTCAGAAAACTAAACTTACATTGCAATTGATCCCCTATAGGTCTTAAAGATCCATCTCCTTTGTTAAAACACGAACTCGCCTACGTCTTGGGTCAATTGTCCAACCCCCGTGCTCTACCCGTCTTAAATGACGTATTGATCAACCCGACTGGACAACACTGCTCGATGGTCCGACAcgaagctgccgaagctCTCGGTGCATTGAGTTCCCTCGAGAGTTTACCAGTATTGGAGAGATACCTGAACGATCCTTCGAGGGAAGTTCGAGAAACATGTGAGATCGCCGCTGAAAAGATCAGGTTCGATAACTCtgaagagggaaagaagagacagTTGAAGTGAGTTTGATCCATCTCTCATTAACTCACCGTCTCTCAACTTCCTTACCCTTGCACATACTCATTGTCCATGATGAATCTCGGATATACGACGGTACGACGGATCATGCTAACAATCGACGATTTTTCCATCTCACAGCCCAGATTTCCCAACCATCGATCCAGCTCCTTCCGCTACTCCCAGCGGCGACGTCTCCATCCCCTCTCTCCGAACAGACTTGCTCAACACCTCTTTACCCCTCTTCGAAAGGTACAGAGCGATGTTCGCATTGAGGGATTTCGGATCGTCGAGTAAAGAGGCTGTTGAAGCTTTGGCAGATGGATTCGGGGATGGGTCAGCcttgttcaggtgagtaaacAAATCAAATATATGTATCACGTACAATGAGGGATCACTGATATATGGTCTGGTTTGATGTGGTGTAGGCACGAAATTGCCTATATATTCGGACAgctctcttctccttattcGATCCCTTCGTTATTATCGAGATTGAGAGATCCAAAGGAAGACGATATGGTGAGACAtgaagctgctgaagcttTAGGTGGAATAGCTTCGGATGGTGTCGAGGTGGGTTCATGTCAACAATCATAGTACCATTAAGCTCATCGATCTGATTTGTGTATGATCTGCTTAGGGAGACGATCAATCCTCTTTACCTACCGACCAGCAACTCCCCTCGGGCGGTGTATTGGCAGTACTTAGAGAATGGGCGGTGAAGCAAGATGCTCCGGTGGTAGTCAGAGAGAGTTGTCAGGTGGCCATTGATATGTGGGAGGTAAGTGAGATCACCATATATCATACCGATCATCAAATTCGATCTGTCATATGATACGATTTATGCTGATTATACATTGTTTTTCGATCGGTTGGTAGTACGAAAATTCCACTGATCAATTCAACCCCATCGATTCACTGACTACGAATAAATCCAATACGACAGGGATGGAAAGATCCGCTCATGCTGCCGTATCAGCCATGGCGGTAGCTTAAACACAAATCATATATTATCCTTTCTCGCTTGGTTTCAGTCAATTCAATCGAACACTGTGTCATTACCCCGCATAATCAAGTTTTGCTCATACGCATACTTGATTCAATATACCCTTTCTTTGTTAGatgcatatatgtatatcttcattttcattaTGCTAATGTTCACACATACGCACAGACTATGCTTCATCCCTTCCGGATGACCTGGACTTGCTGTTAAACTCCCAACCCTTCAATCTCCTTTGATAGATCTTTCAGTCTCTTTTCACCCTTCTCACTTGCCAATCTCGTAATTATCGATTTGCAATTGGTGATCTCTCCAACTTTGAGAGAACCAGACAAGGGAGAGACGAGCTGTAATTGCGATTCCCAGGTTGAAAAGTCAGTTGAAGCTTTCAAAGTGACTCGTGGTGTTGTGAAAAGTCAATCGAAGCACTATGTAATCATACTCACGAGATTGCCTAATGCTACTGAAGCTCTATAGATGGTTTCCAAGTCTTCTTTTTCATTTGATAAAATCTATATTTTTACCAACTTCAGCCTGAGTGCACCTACATACAGAGAGAATACTCACATGAATGATTAGATCCAACAGCTTTTCAGCTAGTTGAGAAGGGAACGTATTATTGACAGCTAATATCGAGTAACTGGATACAGAACAAGTCAACTCTGATTCTTACGTTCGCGATGAATAGGGCACGTTCAGGCTCACTTCAATGCTATAGTAGCGACTACGACCTTCCTAGTCCCCCAATTACTCCATTCGACACCCCTCAGGACACTCAATATACTTTCGACAGTATCAGGCCGAGAAATCGTCTGTCGACCATTTGCAGTGACAAACAAATTCGCTAGACCTCTGAGGGAAAGTAATGTATTTGTCTCTCTGGGTTTACCAGGTGACCAAGGTGCATCCAATCCACAAGCTTGAATGAGAGCTTTCGGAGCAGAAGTGGTTTTGCCGAAGTGGGGAGAAAGGGCTGCTAAGCACCTTGATAGATCGATTACTACATCCAGGGGAATTATCAGTACATCACTACGAAGCGAAAAAGTGACAATATGACAACACTCCATGTCTTCAATCGAGACACCACCGATTGGCACAGGGGATCATTACTCACGAGGGAACCTCTTATCCTCGGGCCATTTACTCAACAAACCCAAAAATACCTCTGAGTCATATCGTTCTTTCGAATCTCTAGTCTCTGGACTAGGCAAAGAAACAGCAGGTGAAGAGAGTAAAGCGTATATCTCGTTCAGGGTTTTTTCTTCGCTATCTGTTATGGCCAGATCGGGCTAGAAACAAGACAGAAAGGTCAGTTTCTGCGCTGACCACGCTCCCGACTTTGGTAAAGCTCACATTGGACGATTTGATCTCGTCGTTCAATTGAACGATCTTGGCTTTAGCAGCATTGATATTCATCTGCTTGAATGAGAGGTACGTTTTGACTGGTAAGATACCGTTCGATCGCTGAGGTTGAGAGGGGGGTGCAGGGGATGAAGAGTATGCTCCGGAGCCTATGACCCAATGTGAGCTTAATCATCCAAATCGAGGTAGCAGCTCAGCTCACCCGTGAACGGATCTCCACCCCCGTAGCTCGGGCCAGCATTCGACGAAGCCGCACCAGTGTACCTCGATCCTCCAGTGAACGGATCAACATaatcattcccacctccaccaccttgaCCTAGGGTCACACCAGCTGTATTCTTCTGGATGAACTCTACGACCTGTTCGCAATAGGTCGCAGGGAGTTCATGTTTGTTTAAGAACCGTTGAGCGGCTATCCAAGGGTTCTCTGAGATAGTACAACTGTCAGCTAAGTCATGACCAGATCGCACTATATGGCCATATAGCTGAGGTAGTACCCACCCGCTACGTTATATGGTAATTTCAGAGGAGGCATTCCTTCACTGACGTCCACATCAAATACATAATCGTACTCTTGCCCTTCGTATAGCTGCTTTCGACCTTGTCCAATCGCATCGACCACTTGTCCAATCTGCTGCCATGTTGATGCAGGTTGTGACCACTAGATCATATGTGTCAGCTTATATATCTCCCAGAGCAAGTGTCTCCCATAAATCTCACTTGGTATGCCTCCACTACTCCATTATTTTTAATCATAATTActtgtccatctttcttACCTGAATacaattgtcagcttgaaaaGTCAGACCGAAGTGCATCCCacagctcaccttctcgTCCGAGAGCCTCGATACCCGGCAAATCAGATTGCTTGACATCGCCAACCTGCGATCTATATCAGGCATCGATCAGCTGGATCTTCCTATTCCGACAACGATAATTCAACTCACTTATCCAGCTGTCTCCCGCTGACTTCCTTATCCCATTCTGCTCTTTCTTCCGCACTAGCCTTCAGACGTTCTTCCTTGGTGAAGAACCGTATAGTAGagtcggaagatgatgaagcgatGTATGGTGATGATAGCCCTGAAAAGACGATGGCGGAGGACCAAAGGGAATTTGAGGTATGAGGGATAGTCTGAAGCAGCTCGGTTTCTAAGGCAATAGGCAAGACACTGTCAGCGATTCTCTTTTTTACCATCCAAATGGTGAGGAAGAACAACATACCAGACCATACACGTAGTGTCCCATCTTCGCCTGAACTTATGGCACCTGAACCATCCGGGAAAGCACTAATCGAGTAAACGAAGGAAGTATGACCTGATAACGTTTTCTTAGGTGACGGCTGATCGAATGAGTATATGTTGATGTTCCTGCGATCAGTCAATATCAGCTAAACGTTCGATAAAAGTATACAGCAACAAAAAGCTGACCCATCATTCGCGCATGACCAGAATCCTGTTCCATCCGGCTTCAAACTCAGACCTCTTACGGGTTCGCTATGCCCAGTGTAGGTTTGTAGAGGTGTTGATCTGCCTGAAGCTATATCGAGGGAATGTAGAATGATCTTCTTATCGGCAGAAGCTATATTCGATTTTGTAAGCTATATCATTTTGAGGTTCGATAGCTTACCTGTTAATAGCCTATCTTCGCCTACAAATTTGACTGCCCAGATAGCTTGATCGTGAGATTGAATAGTCAAAGCTCTCTTGAAATCTTTCCATACGATTACTGATCTGtacatcaatcatcatcagccatTTCATCCTTCAATTTCAGTTGTTGGAGGTTGAGGTCGAAGCTGAAACTCACTTATCCCAACTTCCCGTAGCTATCAAACCAGCTTTACTCGTATCTAGACAGCACAAATTCTGACGATGCTCCACCAACGTATGCTGAGGTTCTTCTAGCGGTGAGTCGATAGATGGAGGATCAGTATTGGGGGAAGGTAAGATGTATGAAGAGAGGATACCAGACTGTGAGCCTAGTAAGAGGTATGCTAAAGACACAAACACATCAGCTATGCTCCCCGTAAGGACGGTATGGCAAATAtagctcactcaccttggccATTCCATCGTGTCATACCTACACAACTGACGAACCTCTTCTCAGGTCCTTCCACTCTCAACTTGACATCCCATTCCTTCGATTTGCTCGATGGACCCCAGACGATCGCTGAGCCGTCTCTCGAAGCTGAGAGCAGTAAGGGTATATCGGGAGAGGGTGCACATAGGTTTCTCACGTCTGCTGCGTGGCCGTGGAGGGTGAACGCTAGCTGGTAGGGGGTTGACATTGTGTCTTTTGCTGAGTCTGACAAGAAGACAGagttgaagagagagaacgTTGATTGAGAGTTTCTTGGGTGTGTCTGAGTGGGTTGCGTCAGCGATACAAGGGGGAGGGGGAATGCGGAGAACACCGAAATAAAAGGTGGGGTAAGGTGGAATCACGTGATTTGTATCGTGCACGA
Coding sequences:
- a CDS encoding deoxyhypusine hydroxylase produces the protein MSVQVTPEQLSTLKATLLNTSGSTPLHERFRSLFMLKAVGGDEVVDIIAEGLKDPSPLLKHELAYVLGQLSNPRALPVLNDVLINPTGQHCSMVRHEAAEALGALSSLESLPVLERYLNDPSREVRETCEIAAEKIRFDNSEEGKKRQLNPDFPTIDPAPSATPSGDVSIPSLRTDLLNTSLPLFERYRAMFALRDFGSSSKEAVEALADGFGDGSALFRHEIAYIFGQLSSPYSIPSLLSRLRDPKEDDMVRHEAAEALGGIASDGVEGDDQSSLPTDQQLPSGGVLAVLREWAVKQDAPVVVRESCQVAIDMWEYENSTDQFNPIDSLTTNKSNTTGMERSAHAAVSAMAVA